The following DNA comes from Novosphingobium sp. PP1Y.
GCAAATGCCGAAGAACGGCACGCCGCGCTCGCGCGCGAAACGGACCGAAGCGATCTTGCCCTCGGTACCGCGTTCGCCGAAGCCACCGGGCACGAGAATGCCGTGCATCGGCTCAAGCTCGGCCGCGATCTCGGCATCGTCCTTCTCGAACAGCTCGGCGTCGATCCACTTGATGTTGACCTTGACCCGGTTGGCCATGCCGCCGTGAACGAGCGCCTCGTTGAGCGACTTGTAGGCATCGGGCAGGCCGACGTACTTGCCGACGACGCCGATGGTCACTTCGCCTTCGGGATGTTCGTAGCGGTCGGTCACCTCGTCCCAGCGCGCCATGTCGGGCGCCGGCGAAGTCAGTCCGAAATGGTGCAGGACTTCGGCATCGAGGCCTTCCCGGTGATACTGCAGCGGCACCGCGTAGATGTTCGGTGCGTCGAGCGCCGGGATAACGGCTTCGCGGCGCACGTTGCAGAACAGCGCGATCTTGCGGCGCTCGCTTTCGGGCAGTTCGCGGTCGCAGCGGCACAGCAAGATGTCGGGCTGGATGCCAAGACCGGTCAGTTCGCGCACGGAGTGCTGCGTCGGCTTGGTCTTCAGCTCGCCCGCCGCCGCGATGTAGGGCACCAGCGTGACGTGGACGAAGCAGCTCTGCTCACGGCCCATCTCGTTGCGCAGCTGGCGCATGGCCTCGACGAAGGGCAGGCCCTCGATGTCGCCGACGGTGCCGCCGATTTCGCACAGCACGAAATCGAGGTCGTCGGTATCGGACATTGCGAAGTTCTTGATCGCGTCGGTAACGTGCGGGATGACCTGCACGGTGGCACCGAGATAGTCGCCGCGGCGCTCCTTGGCGATGATGTCCTGATAGATGCGACCCGAGGTGATGTTGTCGCTCTGACGGGCCGACACGCCGGTGAAGCGTTCGTAGTGGCCAAGGTCGAGGTCGGTCTCGGCCCCGTCGTCAGTCACGTAGACCTCACCGTGCTGGTAAGGGCTCATCGTGCCCGGATCGACGTTGAGGTATGGGTCGAACTTGCGGATGCGGACGCGGAAACCGCGTGCCTGCAGGAGAGCCGCGAGGCTCGCTGCCATGAGCCCCTTGCCGAGCGAGGAAACCACGCCGCCGGTGATAAAAATATGCCGCGCCATGGGAGTCGGGCCTTAAATTGCATGGAGGCCCATAGGCAAGCGCCCAGAGCCTGAATCCACAGGTCAATACTACATGAAATGCCGCCTGCCACTGCCAGACGGCATTTCGGTTACGGGAAATGCCTCGGAATTACTGCTTGGCAGCACCCGAAAGCGGATCGTCGGCCGGCGCCTGCTGCGCAGTGCCATCGCCCTGGGCCGGTGCCGCGGCGGGATTCGCCGCGCCGGCAAGAGGATCGGCCGGCTGTGCCGGAGCCGTCGGCGCAGCAGCGCCGCGCTCAAGCGAAGTGTCGATATCGCGGCCGGTGGTCACATCGACGGCAAGCGCTGCCAGGATGATGCTCAGGACCACGAAGAGAACGGCCAGAACCGAAGTCGCGCGGGTCAGGAAGTTGGCTGCGCCGCGCGCGGACATCAGGCCCGAGGGGCTGCCGCCACCGACGCCCAGACCGCCGCCTTCCGACTTCTGCATCAGGATCACACCGACAAGCGCCGCTGCAATGAGCGCCTGGAGGACGGTCAGGAAAAGGAACATCTCAGTCTCAGCCTTCTGGGGAGCATCAAGCCCGCATCACACGTCGCGCAGATAGGCGCAACGCCTTCGCGGCGCAACCCGTCAACGGGTTTTCGCAAGGCCCGGCCATCAATGCCGGGCCCTGCAGCACTTTATCGATCAGTCCGCGTCCAGCGAAGCGGCTGCGCCGACGATCGCGAGGAAGCTCTCGGCGGACAGGCTTGCCCCGCCGACGAGCGCGCCGCCCACTTCGGGCACGGCCAGCAGTTCCGCGGCATTGTCGGCCTTTACCGAGCCGCCATAGAGAATGCGCACGTCCGCACCGCCCTCGCCGTAAAGCGCGACGAGCTTTGCGCGAATCGCCTTGTGCATCGCGGCCACGTCCTCAACCGAAGGCACCCGGCCGGTACCGATGGCCCAGACCGGTTCGTAGGCGACCGAAAGCTTTTCCGGTGCGCCGTCGACACGCGGGCACGAACCCTCGAGCTGGGCGCCGACGACCGTTTCGGCCTCGCCGGCATCGCGCTGGGATTCGGTTTCACCCACGCACAGGATCACGCCGAGACCCGCACCGAGCGCAGCCTCCGCCTTGGCCTTGACGTCAGCATCGCTTTCGCCGTGGAGCGTGCGGCGCTCCGAGTGGCCGACGATGGTGAAGTCCGCGCCTGCGTCCTTGAGCATCTGCGCCGAGATGTCGCCGGTGAAGGCGCCGCTTTCTTCGGCGTGGCAGTCCTGCCCGCCCACGCCGATGATGGCCGCTGCGTCGCGCGTGCGATAGATCAGCGTCGCCGGCGGCGCAACCGCGACCTGCACCTTGGGAAAGCGTGCCGCCGCCCGGTCGATCGCGCGCGCCTCGTTGAGCATCGCGCGCGTGCCGTTCATTTTCCAGTTACCGACGATGTAAGGCAGTCCAGCCATTTCCAACCCTTGATTTCATCAAGTGCGCAGCGCCGCCTTCGGTCCAGCCAAAGAATCGCCGCTCCGCTTGCGCGGCGCAGCTAGGACAGGCAGACCACCATTGTCAAAACACATGCAGCCTTCGTTCAGGTAAAACTTTCCTGTGTGTCGCTCAAGCAATCGCATGCGAGTCGGCATTGCAGTAACGCGCAAGCGCCCCTAAAGCCTGCGGCCGTTTCCTGCGAAACCTTCGTTTTCGCTCAAGTCATCGCTGATCGGCACGGATCCATGCTCACTTTCTTCCGTTCAATGCTCAAATCCAAGATCGGTGCGGCTGTCGCGCTGATCATGCTCGTCGTTATCGCGCTCGCATTCGCCAGCGGCGATATCGCCGGCCTCAGTTCCTCGGCCGGCCTCGGCGGCGGGACAAAGGTCGCAACCGTGGGCAAGGAAAGTATCGACGCCCCGCAGCTGACGCAGTCGGCCCGCGCCGCGCTGGAGCGCGTGAAGCGCAATCAGCCCACCGCAACCATGAAACTGATGGTGGCGGAAGGCGGAGTCGAGCAGGTCCTCGACGATCTCATCGACCGCACAGCGCTCTTCGTCTTCGGCAAGAAGCACGGCGTCGTTGCGGGCGATCGCCTGATCGACAGCGAAATCACGCAGATCCCCGGCTTCATGGGCGTTGACGGCAAGTTCAGCCAGGACACCTTCCGCCAGGCGCTCGCGCAGCAGGGCCTGACCGAGAAGGTCCTGCGCGAGGACATCGCCCAGGGCCTCGTCTCGCAGCAGCTGCTGGTTCCGGCCCAGTATGGCGCGGTGATGTCGAAGGATGCCGCCAGGCGCTATGCCTCGCTGCTCGGTGAGAGCCGCACCGGCACGATCGCAGCCTTCCCCTCCTCGGCCTTCATGCCCGAGAAGGACCCGACCGACATCGAGATCCAGGCCTTCTACAAGGACAACATCAACGAATTCATCCGGCCCGAGCGCCGCGTGATCCGTTACGCGACCTTCGGTGAAGACGCGATCAAGGCTCCCGCCGCGCCGACCGACAAGGAAATCGCCGCACGCTACGATGCCAACAAGGCGCAGTACGCCGCGCAGGACAAGCGCCGCATTACCCAGCTGATCGTGCCGACCGAGGCCGCTGCCAAGGCCATCGTCGCCGAAGTGAACGGCGGCAAGTCGCTCGAAGCGGCGGCTAAGGAAAAGAGCCTGTCGGCCGCCAGGCTCGAATTCTTCAGCAAGACCGATCTTAGCGAGCAGTTCTCGCCGGCCGTCGCCGATGCCGTCTTCGCCGCCGATACCGGCAAGCTCGCCGTGCCGCAGAAGAGCCCGCTGGGCTGGCACGTCATCCGCGTCGAGGAAAAGCAGGAAAAGCCTGCCCGCACCCTTGCCGAAGTGAAGGACGAGCTGGCCAAGCAGATCGAGCAGGAAAAGCGCCGCGCCGCCTTCACCGACGAACTCGCCAGCCTCGAGGACAAGTTCGCCGACGGGGCCAACCTGATCGAAGTCGCCAAGTCGCTCGGGATCGAGGTGCAGACCACTGCGCCCATCACCGCCGACGGCCAGGTCTATCTCAAGCCCGGCGAAAAGGCGCCCGACGTCATCGCCCCGGTGCTCAAGACCGCCTTCTCGATGGAGGAAGAGCAGCCGCAGGTCGCCGAAGTCGAACGCGGCAAGACCTTCATGATCTACGACGTCAGCGAGATCGACGCGTCCGCGCCGGCTCCGCTCAAGGAGATCAAGGACGACGTGAAGGTCGCCTGGTCGATGGACAAGGGCTCGCAGGCCGCCAAGGCCGCCGCGCTCAAGGTCCAGGCCGAGGTCAAGAAGGGCACCGCGCTCGAAAAGGCCATGGCGTCGGTCGGCAAGCGCCTGCCGCCGATCCAGCCCGTCACGATGTCGCGTCCCACGTTGACCGCCGCGATCCAGAACGGCCGCCAGGTCCCGGCACCGATCTCGCTCATGTTCCACATGGCCGAGAACACGGTGAAGGTGCAGGCCGCCCCGCAGGAACGCGGCTGGTTCGTGGTGGCCCTCAAGAAGATCGACCCCGCCAAGATCGATTCCGACGATCTGGTCGCCAATACCCAGAAGGAACTCGGCCAGCAGCTCGGCCAGGCCTATGCCGACGCACTCGGCAAGGCGATCCGCAAGGACGTGGGCGTCACCAAGAATGCCGCCGCGATCAAGGCCGTGCGCGACGAACTCGCCGGCACCGGTTCGGCCCAGTAAGCGCAGGCAGGAACGACGATGCAGCGCGAAGCGGATAGAGACACGGTCCGGCAGCAACTGGAGCAAGGGCGCCCCGCCCTGCTCTGGCGCAAGCTGGTCGCCGATACCGAGACGCCGGTCGCGGCGGCCCTGCGGCTGTTCGAGGACGGTCGCGGCGACTTCCTGCTGGAATCGGTGGAAGGCGGCGAAGTGCGCGGGCGCTACAGCCTGATCGGCCTCGATCCCGACCTCGTGTTCCGCGCCAGCGGCGCCAGCTGCGAGATCAACCGCAAGTGGCAGTCCGACAAGGACGCCTTCGCGCCCCTGCCCGGCGACAGCCTCTCCGAACTGCGCAACCTCGTCGAGACCTGCCGCATCGACGTGCCCGCCGAACTGCCCAAGGCGCTCGCCTGCCTCGTCGGCTATTTCGGCTACGAGACCATCGGCCTTGTCGAGAAGCTGCCGCGCGCGCCGCAAAGCAGCCTCGACGTGCCCGACATGCTGTTCGTGCGGCCTTCGCTGATCCTCGTGTTCGATCGCCTCGGCGACGAGCTTTTCTGCGTGGCGCCGGTCTGGCCCGACGCCGGTTCGCCGGATCGCGTGGTCGAAGCCGCCGCGGAGCGCATCGACGAGGCGCTCCGCCGCCTCTCGGTGCCCGCCACGCTCGCGCCGGCCCGGCCCGACCTGGCAATACCCGAGCCCGCGCCGGTCATGGCGGCCGACGACTACAAGGCGATGGTGCTCAGGGCCAAGGAGTACATCCAGGCCGGCGACATCTTCCAGGTCGTGCTGGCCCAGCGCTTCACCTGCGAATTCCCGCTGCCGCCGCTTGCGCTCTACCGCGCGCTGCGCCGGGTGAACCCTTCGCCGTTCCTCTATTTCCTCGACCTGCCCGGCTTTGCGCTGGTCGGATCGAGCCCGGAAATCCTCGTGCGCGTGCGTGACGGCGAAGTCACGATCCGCCCGATCGCGGGCACCCGCCCGCGCGGCAAGACTCCGGCCGAGGACAAGGCCAACGAAGCAAGCCTGCTGGCCGATCCCAAGGAACGCGCCGAACACCTCATGCTGCTCGACCTGGGGCGCAACGACGTCGGCCGCGTGGCTGCGGCGGGCACCGTCGAAGTGACCGACAGCTACACGATCGAGCGCTACAGCCACGTGATGCACATCGTCTCGAACGTGGTCGGCCGGCTCGACAGCGCCAGGCACGATGCCATCGACGCAGTCTTCGCCGGCTTCCCGGCCGGCACCGTCTCGGGCGCGCCCAAGGTCCATGCCTGCGAGATCATCGCCGAACTCGAACCCGAAACGCGCGGGGCCTATGCTGGCGGGGTCGGCTATTTCGCGCCCGACGGTTCGGTCGATTCGTGCATCGTTTTGCGCACCGGCGTGCTCAAGGACGGCGTACTCCACGTCCAGGCGGGCGCGGGCATCGTTGCCGACAGCGACCCGGCCTACGAACAGCGCGAATGCGAAGCCAAGTCCGGCGCCCTTTTCGCTGCCGCGCGCGAAGCAGTCCGCGTCGCAGGAGAGCCGGGCTTCGGGCAGTGACCCGTACGGCGCCCGCCCTGCTGCTGGCGCTGCTGCTCGCCTCCTGTTCCTCGGGCGATGCGAAGCAGGAAGCCGCGGCGCCGCCGCCGCCGTGCGAGGCCGCCAGCTTCGAGGGCGCATCGCTCACCCATTGCACCGCAGAGCCGGGCCGCCACACCATCCACATGGTCTTGGGACCCAAGGGTGGCGAGCCCTACCGCAGCCTCTCCCAGCTCGCGGTCGACCGGCCGGAAATGAGCCATGAAGTCGCCTTTGCGATGAACGGCGGCATGTTCGACGAGAAAGGGCAGCCGATCGGCTACTACGTCGAGGACGGGAATCGCCTGCACACGCTCAACCGCAACGAGGGCTACGGCAACTTCCACCTTCTGCCCAACGGCGTGTTCTATGGCGATACCGGCGGCCACTGGGCCGTTCGCACCAGCGAGGATTTTGCCCAGAGCGTCTCGCACCGCCCGCAGTTCGGCACCCAGTCGGGGCCGATGCTGGTCATCGCCGGAAAGCTGCATCCCCGCATCGCGCCCGACGGCCAGTCGCTCAAGCTGCGCAATGGCGTGGGCGTCGACCGCGAAGGCAACGCGCACTTCGTCATTTCCGACGAACCGATCTCCTTCGGCAGGCTCGCCCGCTATTTCCGCGACGCGCTGGACTGCCCCAATGCGCTGTTCCTCGACGGCAGCGTCTCTTCCCTGTGGGACCCGCACATGGGCCGCGTCGATGGCGGACCTCCGCTCGGCCCCTTGATCGTCGTCGAGAAAAGGGCAAAGGGCAAATCATGATCCTAGTCATCGACAACTACGACAGCTTCACCTGGAACCTCGTCCATTACCTGATGGAGCTGGGGGCAGAGGTCGAAGTCGTGCGCAACGATGCGCTCTCGGCCGGACAGGCGATTTCGAGCGGGGCGCAGGGCTTCCTCATCTCGCCGGGGCCATGCACCCCGAACGAGGCAGGCATCAGCCTCGACCTCGTCGGTGCGGCGGCCGATACCGGAAAGCCGCTGCTCGGCGTGTGCCTGGGCCACCAGTCGATCGGCCAGTATTTCGGCGGCAGGGTCGTGCGCGGCGGGCTGATGCACGGCAAGACCTCGCCGGTGACGCACGACAATACCGGCGTGTTCGAGGGGCTGCCCTCGCCCTTCACCGCGACGCGCTATCACTCTCTGATCGTCGAGGAGATTCCCGAGACGCTGCTGGTCAACGCCCGCTCCGACGATGGCCACGTCATGGGCTTCCGCCACGCAAGCCTGCCGATCCACGGCGTGCAATTCCACCCGGAAAGCATCGCCACCGAGCACGGGCACGACATGCTGGCGAACTTCCTGCGCCTGTGCGGCATCGAGACCAGGGCCGTCGCATGACGCTGCCCGATCCCGGCCATCCGATAGAGGAAGCCGAAGCCGAAGCCGCCTTCGCAGCGATCCTTGACGGCGACGTGCCCGAGGCGGACATCGCCGCGTTTCTCGTCGCACTTTCCGAGCGGGGCGAGAATGCCGGCGAGATCGCGGGCGCCGCACGCGCCATGCGGGCACGGATGGTCCCCATCGTCGCCCCCGCCAATGCCATCGACGTATGCGGAACCGGCGGTGACGGTCATCACACGCTCAACGTCTCGACCGCCGTATCGCTGGTCGTTGCCGCCTGCGGCGTGCCGGTCGCCAAGCACGGCAACCGCGCGGCCAGTTCCAAGGCGGGCGCCGCCGACACGCTCGAGGCGCTCGGTCTCAATCTCGACCGCGCCGTAGAGACCGCCGAGGCGACACTGGCCGGCCTTGGCATCTGCTTCCTCTTCGCCGCCCGCCACCACCCGGCGCTTGGGCGGTTGATGCCGCTACGCAAGAAGTTGGGGCGCCGCACGATCTTCAACCTGATGGGCCCGCTTGCCAATCCGGCGCAGGTCCGCCGCCAGCTCGTGGGCATTGCCCGGCCCGCCTACGTGCCGATCTATGCCGAGGCGATCCTTCGCCTGGGCACCGAGCATTCGCTCGTCGTCTCCGGCGATGAAGGCCTCGACGAACTCAGCCTTGCAGGCGGCAACGAAGTTGCGGAAGTGACCGGCAGCGAACTGGCCATGCGCCGCGTTTCGCCCGCCGACGCGGGGCTGCCAGTCGCGCCGGTCGATGCCATTCGCGGCGGCGATCCGCAGTACAACGCCCAGGCCCTGCGCCGCCTGCTCATGGGCGAAGCGGGCGCCTATCGCGATGCCGTGCTGTTCAACGCGGCCGGTGCGCTTGTTGTCGCCGGTGAAGCAAAGACCTGGCGGGAAGGCGTCGAGGAAGCTGCCGAGGCCATCGACAAGGGCCTCGCCAATGCCCTGCTCAACTGCTGGATCGACGCGCTCAAGTAGCGCCGCTTCCCGCCCATACCGAACCGCATCAGGCACCGAAGGCCCGCCATGTCCAACAAGCTCACCGAGATCTGCGATACCAAGCGCGAGGAAGTCGCCGCCCGCAAGCCCCTTGCCTCGCTTTCCGCGCTCGACGCGAAGGCTGCCGGCCAGAGCGCGCCGCGCGGCTTCGAGGCGGCGCTACGCCGCAAGGCCGAGAGCGGGTTCGCCCTCATCGCGGAAATCAAGAAGGCCAGCCCGTCGAAGGGCCTGATCCGCCCGGATTTCCGCCCCACCGAACATGCCGTCGCCTATGAAAAGGGCGGCGCGGCCTGCCTCTCGATCCTGACCGATGCACCTTACTTCCAGGGCCATGAGGACTATCTCGTCGCGGCGCGCGCCGCGGTCTCGCTGCCGGTCATCCGCAAGGACTTCATGGTCGATCCCTGGCAGGTCGCCGAAGCGCGTTCGATCGGGGCCGACGCCATCCTCATCATCGTTGCCGCGCTGGACGATACGCTGATGGCCGAGATCGAGGCGGCCGCGCTCGAACGCGGCATGGACTGCCTCGTCGAAGTCCACGACGAGCATGAAATGGAGCGCGCGGCCCGGCTCAAATCGCGCCTGATCGGCGTCAACAACCGCGACCTCAAGCGCTTCGTCACCGACATCGCCACGACCGAGCGGCTCGCCCCGCTCGCACCGGAAGGCACGCTGCTCGTCAGTGAGAGCGGCATCAACGGCCATGCCGACCTGCAGCGTCTCTCGCAGTGCGGCGCGCGCACCTTCCTCGTTGGCGAAAGCCTGATGCGCCATGACGATGTCGAGGCGGCAACGCGGGCGCTGCTCGAAGGATAAACTTCGTGCCGATGCAATCGGGAAGCCCGCCCTGTCCTACAGCCGGGGAATCTGCCATCCATGGGCCATGAGCGCGAATGTACCCGGCCCCGAAAGCGCCCGCTTACCGGTCCTGCGGAGCCGCTTCGCTGGTGCTTCTGGACTGTGTAAACCGTGTAAACCTCGTCAGGATGTCAAGGTCTGAGATGAACAAGAGCCTCACGCACATCGATTCGGACGGGACGGCGCGCATGGTCGATGTCGGCGCCAAGGCAGAGACGCAGCGGCTCGCCATTGCCTCGGGGCGGATCACGATGTCAGCCGAGGCACTCGCGGCGATCCGCGCCGGGGATGCCCCCAAGGGCGACGTGCTGGGCACCGCGCGCATCGCCGGGATCATGGCGGGCAAGCGCACCGGGGACCTGATCCCGATGTGCCACCCGCTCGCCATCGATGCGATCAATGTCGATTTCAGCTTCGAGGACGAAGCCGTCAGGGCCACGGCGACGGCCTCGCTCACCGGCAAGACCGGCGTGGAAATGGAAGCCATCACGGCCGTTTCCGTGGCGCTGGTGACGATCTACGACATGGC
Coding sequences within:
- a CDS encoding anthranilate synthase component I, with the protein product MQREADRDTVRQQLEQGRPALLWRKLVADTETPVAAALRLFEDGRGDFLLESVEGGEVRGRYSLIGLDPDLVFRASGASCEINRKWQSDKDAFAPLPGDSLSELRNLVETCRIDVPAELPKALACLVGYFGYETIGLVEKLPRAPQSSLDVPDMLFVRPSLILVFDRLGDELFCVAPVWPDAGSPDRVVEAAAERIDEALRRLSVPATLAPARPDLAIPEPAPVMAADDYKAMVLRAKEYIQAGDIFQVVLAQRFTCEFPLPPLALYRALRRVNPSPFLYFLDLPGFALVGSSPEILVRVRDGEVTIRPIAGTRPRGKTPAEDKANEASLLADPKERAEHLMLLDLGRNDVGRVAAAGTVEVTDSYTIERYSHVMHIVSNVVGRLDSARHDAIDAVFAGFPAGTVSGAPKVHACEIIAELEPETRGAYAGGVGYFAPDGSVDSCIVLRTGVLKDGVLHVQAGAGIVADSDPAYEQRECEAKSGALFAAAREAVRVAGEPGFGQ
- the secG gene encoding preprotein translocase subunit SecG, whose product is MFLFLTVLQALIAAALVGVILMQKSEGGGLGVGGGSPSGLMSARGAANFLTRATSVLAVLFVVLSIILAALAVDVTTGRDIDTSLERGAAAPTAPAQPADPLAGAANPAAAPAQGDGTAQQAPADDPLSGAAKQ
- the tpiA gene encoding triose-phosphate isomerase; translated protein: MAGLPYIVGNWKMNGTRAMLNEARAIDRAAARFPKVQVAVAPPATLIYRTRDAAAIIGVGGQDCHAEESGAFTGDISAQMLKDAGADFTIVGHSERRTLHGESDADVKAKAEAALGAGLGVILCVGETESQRDAGEAETVVGAQLEGSCPRVDGAPEKLSVAYEPVWAIGTGRVPSVEDVAAMHKAIRAKLVALYGEGGADVRILYGGSVKADNAAELLAVPEVGGALVGGASLSAESFLAIVGAAASLDAD
- the trpD gene encoding anthranilate phosphoribosyltransferase; amino-acid sequence: MTLPDPGHPIEEAEAEAAFAAILDGDVPEADIAAFLVALSERGENAGEIAGAARAMRARMVPIVAPANAIDVCGTGGDGHHTLNVSTAVSLVVAACGVPVAKHGNRAASSKAGAADTLEALGLNLDRAVETAEATLAGLGICFLFAARHHPALGRLMPLRKKLGRRTIFNLMGPLANPAQVRRQLVGIARPAYVPIYAEAILRLGTEHSLVVSGDEGLDELSLAGGNEVAEVTGSELAMRRVSPADAGLPVAPVDAIRGGDPQYNAQALRRLLMGEAGAYRDAVLFNAAGALVVAGEAKTWREGVEEAAEAIDKGLANALLNCWIDALK
- the trpC gene encoding indole-3-glycerol phosphate synthase TrpC; this encodes MSNKLTEICDTKREEVAARKPLASLSALDAKAAGQSAPRGFEAALRRKAESGFALIAEIKKASPSKGLIRPDFRPTEHAVAYEKGGAACLSILTDAPYFQGHEDYLVAARAAVSLPVIRKDFMVDPWQVAEARSIGADAILIIVAALDDTLMAEIEAAALERGMDCLVEVHDEHEMERAARLKSRLIGVNNRDLKRFVTDIATTERLAPLAPEGTLLVSESGINGHADLQRLSQCGARTFLVGESLMRHDDVEAATRALLEG
- a CDS encoding CTP synthase, with the translated sequence MARHIFITGGVVSSLGKGLMAASLAALLQARGFRVRIRKFDPYLNVDPGTMSPYQHGEVYVTDDGAETDLDLGHYERFTGVSARQSDNITSGRIYQDIIAKERRGDYLGATVQVIPHVTDAIKNFAMSDTDDLDFVLCEIGGTVGDIEGLPFVEAMRQLRNEMGREQSCFVHVTLVPYIAAAGELKTKPTQHSVRELTGLGIQPDILLCRCDRELPESERRKIALFCNVRREAVIPALDAPNIYAVPLQYHREGLDAEVLHHFGLTSPAPDMARWDEVTDRYEHPEGEVTIGVVGKYVGLPDAYKSLNEALVHGGMANRVKVNIKWIDAELFEKDDAEIAAELEPMHGILVPGGFGERGTEGKIASVRFARERGVPFFGICLGMQMACIEGARSAGIAQASSTEFGPTSEPVVGIITEWMGKDGLEQRAAGGDLGGTMRLGAYQAELSPNSHVASIYGSTTISERHRHRYEVNGSYREALEGDGLIFSGMSPDGLLPEIVERPDHPWFVGVQFHPELKSKPFDPHPLFKGFIAAALQQARLV
- a CDS encoding SurA N-terminal domain-containing protein, encoding MLTFFRSMLKSKIGAAVALIMLVVIALAFASGDIAGLSSSAGLGGGTKVATVGKESIDAPQLTQSARAALERVKRNQPTATMKLMVAEGGVEQVLDDLIDRTALFVFGKKHGVVAGDRLIDSEITQIPGFMGVDGKFSQDTFRQALAQQGLTEKVLREDIAQGLVSQQLLVPAQYGAVMSKDAARRYASLLGESRTGTIAAFPSSAFMPEKDPTDIEIQAFYKDNINEFIRPERRVIRYATFGEDAIKAPAAPTDKEIAARYDANKAQYAAQDKRRITQLIVPTEAAAKAIVAEVNGGKSLEAAAKEKSLSAARLEFFSKTDLSEQFSPAVADAVFAADTGKLAVPQKSPLGWHVIRVEEKQEKPARTLAEVKDELAKQIEQEKRRAAFTDELASLEDKFADGANLIEVAKSLGIEVQTTAPITADGQVYLKPGEKAPDVIAPVLKTAFSMEEEQPQVAEVERGKTFMIYDVSEIDASAPAPLKEIKDDVKVAWSMDKGSQAAKAAALKVQAEVKKGTALEKAMASVGKRLPPIQPVTMSRPTLTAAIQNGRQVPAPISLMFHMAENTVKVQAAPQERGWFVVALKKIDPAKIDSDDLVANTQKELGQQLGQAYADALGKAIRKDVGVTKNAAAIKAVRDELAGTGSAQ
- the moaC gene encoding cyclic pyranopterin monophosphate synthase MoaC, producing MNKSLTHIDSDGTARMVDVGAKAETQRLAIASGRITMSAEALAAIRAGDAPKGDVLGTARIAGIMAGKRTGDLIPMCHPLAIDAINVDFSFEDEAVRATATASLTGKTGVEMEAITAVSVALVTIYDMAKALDKGMVIGDIRLIEKRGGKSGTWRAEDRH
- a CDS encoding phosphodiester glycosidase family protein; amino-acid sequence: MTRTAPALLLALLLASCSSGDAKQEAAAPPPPCEAASFEGASLTHCTAEPGRHTIHMVLGPKGGEPYRSLSQLAVDRPEMSHEVAFAMNGGMFDEKGQPIGYYVEDGNRLHTLNRNEGYGNFHLLPNGVFYGDTGGHWAVRTSEDFAQSVSHRPQFGTQSGPMLVIAGKLHPRIAPDGQSLKLRNGVGVDREGNAHFVISDEPISFGRLARYFRDALDCPNALFLDGSVSSLWDPHMGRVDGGPPLGPLIVVEKRAKGKS
- a CDS encoding aminodeoxychorismate/anthranilate synthase component II, with the protein product MILVIDNYDSFTWNLVHYLMELGAEVEVVRNDALSAGQAISSGAQGFLISPGPCTPNEAGISLDLVGAAADTGKPLLGVCLGHQSIGQYFGGRVVRGGLMHGKTSPVTHDNTGVFEGLPSPFTATRYHSLIVEEIPETLLVNARSDDGHVMGFRHASLPIHGVQFHPESIATEHGHDMLANFLRLCGIETRAVA